The following nucleotide sequence is from Streptomyces bathyalis.
TTCAGGTGTGCAGGCAGCTGCGCCGGCAAGGACCGGTGCCGGTGGTCATGCTGACGGCACGCGGCGACGAGGAGGACCGCATCCTCGGCCTCGAGGTGGGCGCGGACGACTACGTCACCAAGCCGTTCTCTCCGCGTGAACTGGTGCTCCGCGTCGAGTCGGTGCTGCGCCGCGCGGGGTCGCCGCCGCCGGAGGGTCCGCTGCTGACGGGTGGCGGCATCACACTCGACCCGGCCGCCCGTTCCGTCTCCGACGCACGGGGAGCTCTGTCGCTGACCCTTCGAGAGTTCGATCTGCTCGCGCACTTCCTGCGGCATCCGGGGCGGGCGTTCAGCCGGGAGCAGCTCATGGCGGACGTGTGGGGCTGGGACTTCGGCGACCTGTCGACGGTGACCGTCCACGTGCGGCGTCTGCGTCACAAGGTCGAGGCCGATCCCGCACACCCGCGGCTGATCACGACGGTGTGGGGTGTCGGCTACCGCTTCGACGACGGCGGTGGCGGTGGTCCGGCCGCCGGTGACGCGGGCGCAGGCGGCGTCGGCGCCGGTGGAGGCCGTGATGCGTGATCTGCTGCTCATCGCGCTCTACGCGGCCCTGGGAGCGGCGGCCGTCGGCCTGGCCGGACTGGTCGCGCTGCGCGCTCTGCGACGCCGGTCGGTTGCCGTGTCGCTGGCGGTCCTCACCGCTGTCGCGGTCGGTTCGGTGCTGGCCGGGACCCTGTCGGTGGCATGGGCGATGCTTCTCAACAAGCACGACCTCGGCGTGGTCACGACGGTGTGCGTGATGGCGGGTGTGACCGCGACTGCCACCGCCCTGTGGCTCGGCCGGTGGGTGATCGGCGGGCACCGAGCGCTGGAGCGGGCGGCGCGCGCTCTGGGCGAGACGGGCGGCTCCGGAGCAGCCGCAGGCAACGGCGGTACGGCGGGCGGGGGCGGGGGCGAAGCAGACCGTACTGCGCTGGGTGCCGCCTCCCCCGGTGGCGAAGACGGCGGTCAGTCTGCGGCGGGGGGTCTGCTCCCGTCGGGGGCGGATGGGGCCGGTCAGGCCGTCGGCGGATTCGTGCAGCCGACCACACCCATGCCGGCCGAACTGACGTCGCTCTCCCGGCAGTTGGCGGACACCAGCGCAAGGCTCGCCCTCTCGCGCGAACGCGAGCGCGCTCTGGAGGCCTCACGCCGCGAACTCGTTGCGTGGATCTCTCACGACCTGCGGTCACCGCTGGCCGGGCTGCGTGCGATGGCCGAGGCGCTGGAGGACGGCATCGCCGAGGACCCGGCCCGCTACCACCGGCAGATACGCGGGGAAGTCGAACGGCTCTCCGGCATGGTCGGCGACCTCTTCGAACTCTCCCGCATCCAGGCCGGTTCGCTCGCTTTGTCCCGGACTCGTATCTCCGCGTACGACCTCGTCAGCGACGCCCTCGCCGGCGCCGACGCCCTCGCCAGCGAGCTAGGGGTTCGCCTCGCGGCCGCCGGCGTCGAGCAGATCCCGATGGAAGTGGACGGCAAGGAGATGTCCCGCGTTCTGGCCAACCTCCTCGTCAATGCCATTCGCCGCACGCCCGCGGACGGCACGGTCGCCGTCTCCGCGCGACAGGTTGAGGACTCGGTGGTGCTGTCGGTTGTCGACGGCTGCGGAGGCATCCCGGCGGAAGACCTTCCACGGGTCTTCGACACCGGCTGGCGCGGCACCGACGCCCGCACGCCGCCCGGCGGCGCCGGGCTCGGACTGGCAATCGTGCGCGGCATCGTCGAGGCCCACAAGGGGCAGGCCGCCGTACGCAACGTGCCTGGCGGCTGCCGCTTCGACGTCATGCTCCCGGCTGCCCGCTGACCTCCCCCGACGCGGACGTCAGCTCATCGGACCGCTCCGTACGCGCAGTTGACCGGCGAGGCCTCGGAGCCGCAGGCGGCTGGTCATGGTCCACGGGGCGGTGGGCGCGCCGGACCCGTTCGATGCCCGCGACCGCCCCACGAGCACGGATGCTGAGCGAGCCCGCGGGGCTTCTCAGGGTCTGGCGGGGGCGGCCAGTTGGTCCTTCGCGAAGCGTGCCATCCCCTCGGCGAACGGCACGTGCGCGCTCCAGCCCAGCTCACGGCGGAAGCGTTCGGAGGACGCGGTGATGTGCCGTACGTCGCCCAGGCGGTACTCCCCCGTCACCACCGGCTTCGGCCCGCCGAACGCCTCCGCCAGCGCATCGGCCATCTCCCCCACGGTGTGCGGCTGTCCGCTCCCGGTGTTGTACGCGCGCAGGCCACCGACCGGCAGTTCGTCGAGGGCCTCCAGCGCGACGACGTTCGCCGCCGCCACATCGTCGACGTGCACGAAGTCGCGCCGCTGCGAACCGTCCTCGTACACCCGGGGGGCCTCCCCGCGTTCCAGGGCTGAGCGGAAGAACGAGGCCACCCCCGCGTAGGGGGTGTCCCGCGGCATTCCGTCTCCGTAGACGTTGTGATAGCGAAGGCTGACGGCCCGGCCTCCGGTGGCACGCGCCCAGGCGGCCGACAGATGCTCCTGTGCCAGCTTCGTCGTGGCGTAGACGTTGCGGGGGTCGGCGGGGGCGTCCTCGTCGACGAGTTCGGGGGCGAGCGCGGCTCCGCACCGCGGGCAGGGGGGCTCGAAGCGGCCGCTGTCCAGGTCCGGTACGGACCGAGGGCCGGGCCGCACCACCCCGTGAACAGGACAGCTGTACCGCCCCTCTCCGTACACGACCATCGACCCGGCAAGAGCCAGCCTGTGCACTCCGGCGTCGGCCATCTGCTCCAGCAGCACTGCCGTACCGAGGTCGTTGCTGCTCACGTACGCGGACGCATCCGCGAAGCCCTTGCCCAGCCCCACCATCGCCGACTGGTGACACACCGCGTCGACTCCTCTGAGAGCCTCCCTCACAGCATCCGCGTCCCGTACATCTCCGCGGAGCCCGTCCGTTGCTGCCCTGTCGAACACCACGGGCTCGTGCCCCACGGCTTCGAGCACCGTCACGATGTGAGACCCGATGAACCCCGAACCGCCTGTCACCAGTACGCGCATGTCGCCACGTTACGGCTGGCGGATCCCTGACCGGCCGAACCGGGAGGTATGTCAGCGTTCCGTAAGACTGGTCAGTCGCCCACGCTGTTGAGACGATCACCGCATGTGCATCCTGCGCATCGAAGCCGCGCCCCCGTATCCCGCGCCGGTCCACTGCCTCGGAGACCGGCGATGACGCAGGGCTCGACCGGCGGCCCCGCAGCTCACGTCCCGGAGGAGACCACCGTCGGCATCATCGGCGGAGGCCCGGCGGGTCTGCTGCTCTCCCGGCTCCTTCACCGCTCCGGCATCTCGAGCGTCGTCCTCGAAAGTCGTGACCGCTCCTACGCGGAGCAACGGCAGCGAGCCGGGATGCTGGAGCAGACGACGGTGGACGTGCTGCGCGACTGCGGCGCCGGAGCGCGGATGGACCGCGAAGGCCTGGTGCACGACGGCATCGAGCTTCGCTTCGACGGACGCTCCCAGCACATCGACTTCCCCACTCTCGCGGGCGGCCGCCGCGTGACGATCTACGCCCAGACGGAAATCGTCAAAGACCTCATCTCCCTTCAGCTCTCCGAACTCTCCAACGGCGCACCCCTGCTCTTCGACGCCGAAGTCCACTCGGTCTCCGGCCTCACCCAGGGAGGGGAACAGGCAACGCAGGAGACCGGCTCGGACTCCGAGAGGCCCGTGCTGCACTACACCTACGAGGGCCGCCGGCGGACCCTGCGCTGCGACTTCGTCGTGGGATGCGACGGCTCCCACGGCATCTCACGCAGCGCACTCCCTGCCTCCGTCGCCCGTACCTATGAGCGCGAGTATCCGTACTCCTGGCTCGGCATCCTGGCCGAAGCGCCTCCCTCCTGTGACGAGTTGATCTACGCACACTCGCCGCGCGGTTTCGCCCTGCACAGCATGCGTTCGCCATCCGTCAGCCGCCTCTATCTGCAGGTGCCGAACGGAACCGATCCCGGTGAGTGGCCGGACGAGCGGATCTGGGACGAACTCGACGCTCGCTTCGCCCTCAGCGACGACCAGGAATGGAGGATCAACCGGGGACCCATCACCTCCAAAGCAGTGCTGCCCATGCGCAGCAGCGTCACCGAACCCATGCGACACGGGCGGCTGTTCCTTGCGGGCGACGCCGCCCACATCGTTCCGCCCACCGGCGCCAAGGGGCTCAACCTCGCTGTCGCCGACGTCGCCGTGCTGGCCCGTGCGCTCGACCGTTACTGCACCTCCGGTGACACTGCCGCTCTCGACAGCTATTCCGACGACCGTCTTCGACGGGTCTGGAGAGCCGAGCACTTCTCCTACTTCATGACCACCACGCTGCACACCTCCCCCGATCAGTCACCCTTCGACACCCGGCTCCAGCTGTCCCAACTCGACCGCATCGCCTCCTCACGCGCCGCCGCCACCGAACTCGCTGAGAACTACGCGGGACTTGCCCTGGTCGACTAGGCGATTCTTGGACTCGGGGGGTCACGCCGCCGACGGCACGGGCTCATGCGACCGCCGATCCCCTCCCCTTCTCATAGACGATCAGACCGTGCGAGAGACGCAGCGGAACGAGCACCAGCTCCACCACGACGGCCTTCCACGCGTAGAGCAGATTCACGACCTTGGCCGGATAGACGCAGGGGATGTTCAACAGCACACGCCCCAGCGGGAGTTGGCGTCTTCGTGCTGCGTACACCAGAGGCGGCAGCGTGAAGGCCAGCTCCGCGCCCAGCCACCACAGCACGGTGGGCAGAGCAGGGCGCCCTATGCCGAGCGTCAGGACGAATGGAGCGCTCCACCAGAGGGGCGCCGTGAGGATCTCTAGTATCGCCAACAGCACCCACACTGCGAGTATCGGCTTCCTGCGCAGCAACTGCCCTGTGTGCAGGCGCACGTTCTGGCAGAAGCCGGCCATCCACCGCCACACCTGCTTGCGCATATAGAGCAGCGTCTCCGGGTCCGCGGCCAAAGCGACCGCGTCACCGACGTAGCGCGCACGGCGTCCCGCGATCTGCTGGGACCAGGTGAAGTCCATGTCCTCGACGATCGTCCGCTCGGGGAAGCCGCCGAAGTCCACCAGCACCTCTCTGCGGAAGACCGAGCAGCAACCGGAACAGACCATGGGGCTGTTGGCACACTGCTGGATGGGCCGGTGCCAGTGGAAGCCGAAGGGGCACCAATGCAGCCGCGATGCAGGTCAGGCACTACGTAGCGGTCTTGGGATCAGCAGAAGGTCAGCATCAGCCTTGGCCCAGACGTCGATCGGCTCGGCCACCGAGTCTCCGCGACGATGTGGGACACCCCTCGACTCACGCGGCTAGGCCTTGCTCAAGCACCTTGGCGGCCTTCGAGATCGACCCCGGCATGAGGTGCCGGTAAGTCCGGTACGTCACCTGAATGTTTCGATGCCCCATCCACTCTGCCACATCCGTGATAGGGATACCGCGACTGAGGCAATTGGAGGCGAAGAAATGACGGAACCCGTACAGGGTCATGCCTTCCGGTGGAGGCGCCTGCTTGAAAAGCATACCCGCACGGTTACTCTCCATTCTGAAGGTAAAGTAACCCCTCGGCCCGCGCAGGAGATACCCATCGTCGCTCATTCCATACTCATCAACAAAACGCTCAATTGCCAGCTTGACTGACCATGGGAGCGGAACCTCTCGGAATTCTCCTTCCTTGCGGTGCTTCAAGGGGGCTGGCGTGTAGGTGTCGTGATGAATTTGCTCCGTCACGCGGTACACGTCATCGGCAACAATGTTATTGATGTTCACGGCACGTGCCTCACCGTTGCGGAGCCCGCACCCATACATCATGGTCACCAAGATGGCGAGCTGAAAGTCAGCCTTGCGCATAGCCAACCGTATGTAATCTTGGTCGGGCACGACAGCACGGTCAGGAACATACTTTGGCGGCTGGACCCCAAGAGTGGGATCCTCGGGGATACCCCCCTTCCTGAAGGCATCCAGAAGAATAGCATGGAGAGTTCCATACACATTGCGCTGAGTGCCAAGCTTCACACCATTGCGCTCCATAGTGGCAATGAAGCGCTCGAGCACCATTGAATCGAATGTCTCCAATTTCCTGGAGCCAAGTTCCGGGTACAAATGAACCCTCAGATGACTCTTGTGCCCAGCCCCAGTCGAATATTCCAGAATTTCACGCTGCCGGCCACGCCACTCCTCGGAATACTCCTCAAATGTCATCCGCCTCAGGCGCGACCGAGTCTCTGCCACAGAAACTGGAGTCTTGCGCTTCGCATCATACAGCGCCGTGAGACGATCCTTGGCAGCATCCTGATTTGGGTACCCAGTCTCCTCGCGCTGCTTCCCGGCCCCGTCGCGGAATCGTATAGTGTACAGGTGAGCACACTTTGTCGGCTTGGAGCAGGAGCAGTTCTTAAAAAAGCTCCCCATGCCCCTCGCGAGACTGCTGGCCACCATACTCCCCATTTCACATCTTCTGCTGTTCAAGCCACTTCAAGACATCAGCGCACCTGAACCGCAACTTCGCACTTTTACCACGCCCGAACTTGTATCCAATGAGCCCAAGCTTTGGGGCATCACGGTAAATCCAAGTAAGGGACACATTCAGCATTTCGGCGGTCTGCCTAGCCGTCAGCATCTCCTGCGACATCACAGCTGACGGATATTGGGTCCTATTGCTAGCAGTCACCAATTGGATCTCCTGAACAGGCACGGCGCGCTGGCAGCGGCTGCTGCCAGCCGACCTACGCGACTCCACCGCCAAGTGCAGCAACGCAGATAGCAACCAGCGTGCCGAGAATCCCCGGTTTCGCTAACCGGGGATCGTCGGCTATAAAGGCCCGTTCCAACCCGCTTGTCACCGGACCTCGTTGCCCCTGGAAGGCTGGGAACCAGCAACCAAACCCTGGAGCTGGACGCCGTCGCACCCAATCCTCAGAAGATCGACTCCCCAGCCCTCCTCTGACTGGCGAGCCGCGCCGATGTGTGGGATCCCCTTCGCTGACGTGGTGGTTTCCTCGGACGCTGTACGTTGACATGCTTCAGCCCAGTGGTTCCAATTCCTCGAGAACTACGCCGTCTGCTGTCAGCGAATCGTGGGCAAGTCGGCAGCACGACGGTGGCCAGGAAGAAGAAGTAACGTCGACGACTCTGCGACCTTGCGGGTCGTGCCGAACACCGTTGTCACGGAACCAAGTTCTCGATGCAGGGCAGGCCGGCCAGTGCGATGCTGATCATCACAGGGATGGATGGCGCACAGCTCGTGGAACGGGTGGAGCTGGGCGTCAGCTGGATCATCCGGAATCTGGACGCCGTCAGCGCCGTCGGGCTGGGCCTGACGATCGATTTCCTGGATGTCTTCGGGCGCGTGGTCAGCGACGACGTCTCTTCCGGCGCGACACTCCTTGTACTCGGCGCACCTGCCGTGGGTCGGTGACCGAGCAGGTTCCTCAAAGGCCGCGCACCGGTCGGTGGCCGGCTGGACGCCGGGGCTAAGGCATCCGCATCCGGGGGGCCGCGAGTCGCGACACCGCCGGGCCGCACGGGGCCCATCTCGCTTGTGCGAACCGGGAGTTGTGAAGGGCTCCCGCGGGGTCGTCCGTCCGGCAGCTCAGCGGTCGCCGTCCTCGCGGCGCGGGGCGTAGAAGGCCGTCGTGTTGGTGACGGCGGGCGCTGCCACGTCGGCGGGCGCGCCGGAGGCCTCGTACGCTGCGCCCCATGCCTCGCTGCTGCGGGTCATGAACTCACGTGCCTCGTCGGACTCCCGCCAGGCGGCCAAGTCGCCGACCGGGCCGCCCAGAAGATGGAAGTGGAGGCCGAGCGCCGTCAGGTCCCAGACGAGACCTGCCGCTCCGGGCCCGAAGTGGTCCCACACCTCTTCGGGTACGGCGGCGACGTGCTCCAGCTCCAGTACGGTTCGCTCCTCGCCCTCGGCCATTAGCCGCAGCTCGACCTCGCCGAAATCGGGGTCGTCGCCGAACAGCCAGCTCAGCTTGAGCAGTTCGGGCGCCTCGCAGCGCAGGATCTCGCCGTGAGCGTGGCCCTCGAGCCGGAAGTGCCCGCCGGGCTTCAGTTCGCCGCTGACGGGTACGAACCACCGACTGACGCGCTCCCGGTCCGTGCACGCGTCCCAGACGTCCTCGACGGCCGCGTCGTATGTGCGCCGAAGCAAGACCCTACGGGCCTCCTCCTTGCCCATGTGCCGGGTGCCGACTTCCCGTTGGACCTCCTCGGTCCTGCCGGCCCAGTCGCCCATCGATGCTCTGCTCCTCACTGCGACGGCCGCCGCACGGCCCTCGCGCAGCCACCGACGTTACCGCTGTCCGGCCGGGCCCGCGTTCAAGGACGCCGGCCCCAAGGCGCATGTGCGGATCGGCACAGTTCATGTTGGCTCGCAGCTGTCTTTGCCCGGCGAACTGACTTAGATTCAGCGCCGCCTCACCCGACCGTATGTCACCTTCCCCCGTGGAGCGCCGGGTGGCCTTCTCGGATCACGCGGTCGCCCGTGCGTATCGCCGAGAGCAGGTCACTGAGCAGATCGTCCGGCAAGTGGCCTGAACCCAGCGCGCACATGTGCAGCAGCTCGTGGCACTCGTGCACCTGCTGGTCGCTGGCGAGGTCGGTGAACTGTGTGTCGGCAAGGGCCTCACGGGCCGCGTAGCCGTCGCGGGCTTCGGTCGTGCGGCGGTGCAGGCTGTCGACGAGATCGTGGGCGACAGCGTGACCGGCGGATCGGGCGGCAGCAAGGATCGTGAGGCCGAGCCGCATGTCGAAGACGGTCGTGCCGTGGCCGGCCGGAGCGTCGAGGTAGACATCGGCCAAGTCCGCGACGTGCTGCCCGGTCGACTCGCCGACAGCGAGGCGGCACAGCACCGTTAGGCAGGCGGAGACTCGCTGTTCCCACGGGTCGCCGGGTGTCGTTTGGTCGAGCAGGTTTCGGGCACGGGCTGTGTCGCCAGTGGTGAGGGCGGCGAGGACGGCGACCTGGCGGCCGTCCAGCATCCGGGTCCCGATGCCGCGGTGCTGCTCGATGTGCGCGAGGGCTTCCTCCCAGCGGCCTTCGGTGGTGAGGGTACGGGTGCCGTCGGCAAGGAGTACCCGCCACAGCCAGGCGTGGACTTCCTGACGGTCGTCAGCGGTCGCCGTGAGGCTGGCAGGGATGGCGATGTCCTCGAAGCGGGCGGCTGTCCCCGCACCAACTGCTGAGTGCAGGGCGAGGAGGCGGCGTCGGCCTTCGTCGCCGCAGCCCGCGCGCACCTGGAGTCGCGCGAGGTTGACGGCCGGTTCCAGGGCGCGGATCGCGCTCATGCCCGGCAAGGGGCAGGCGTGGAGGTGCGCGGCGGCATGCTGTTGGCACATCTCGCGGGCGAGGTCGGGCCGGCCGAGGTCGGACGCGACGAGGGCAGCTTGGTTGTAGACGGAGGAGGCGACGCCCTGGTCCGACTCGCTGACGGCGGTGTCGGCCAGGTCGGTGATGGAGGCGATGCGCTCGGGCAGAGGAAGGCAGGCGGGGCGGAAGCGGGCGACGAGCGGGAAACGCTGGGCGATTGGCCCGTGCGGGTCCATGGGTTCCCCCCGAGGGGTAGAGAGGCGGGGTACGGAACGGCAGGTGCCCGTCAGCACGTGGCTGACGGGCACCGATCGTGGGGCGAGCTCAGCCCGTCAGTTGAAGTCGACGACGACTCGGTTCAGCGGTGTGTCGAGGCTGAACAGGCCGGGCCTCGGTTCCACTCGCGGGGCCGTCAGGTCTTGCAGCTCGAACGTGGCTTCGCGCCCCCGGTACTCGCGGTCCCAGGTACGCACGGCGTCAGCGACCTGCGCCACCAGCTCGTCGCTGCCGGGGCCGTGGCCGATGACGCCGAATTCCCACAGCTTGCCTCCGTCGGCGGTGGTCTGCTTGGAGACGCGGCGGGCGAGGTAGGTGAGGGCGCCCTTCTCGACGGCTGCGGTCGAGGAGGGGTAGGGGTCGTCCGTGAGCAGCGTCCCCTTGGCCGTCTTCGGGAAGAGCATGCGGATCAGGCCGGACGGCATGGAGCAGGAGACGTACAGCTCCATCCACTCCGGGGACTCCATGGCGCGGACCGTCATTCCGGTCCACTCCTCCACGCGCGGCTGCTCCAGCGCTCCGGCCAGGGCGTCGGCGTCGATGTGCTGGGCGGAGGGTGCGTGCAGCCGCACGGCTCCGTCCGCGCTGAGGGGGACGTCGCGGCGGTCGTCGTCGGCGATGCCCTTCCTGAGCGGCATGAAGGTGTTCATCTCGGAGCCGACGGAGGTCCAGCGGCCGTCATGCTTCTCGTAGGCGATGGAGCGGGAGACGCTGCCTTTGAGTCGCTGGGGTGCGACGAGTCGGCCGCCGGGGGCGAGTTGGTCGAGCCACGCGTGGGGGATGCCGTGGGCGCCGACGGTGGCAATGATCCGGTCGTAGGGAGCTCCTTCGGCGTGGCCGACAGCGCCGTCACGCGTCAGCGCCGTGACGTTGGTGATGTCGGCGGCGGCGAGGTGCTGCCGGGCGCCTTCCACCAGATCGTCGTCGACGTCGATGGTGGTGATGTGGCCGTGCTCGCCGACGAGGTGGCCGAGGAGTGCTGCGTTGTAGCCGGTGCCGGCGCCGAGTTCCAGGATGCGTTCTCCTGGCTGGGCTTCGAGCCGGTCCAGCATGAGGGCGACGATGACCGGTTGGGAGGCGCAGGAGATCGACGTGCCGTCGTTGTCGTGCTTTACGTCGACGACAGTGTTGGCGTAGGCCGCTTCCAGTGCCGCGTTGGGGACGAACAGGTGCCGGGGCACGGTGCGCAGGGCGGTCTCCACCTCGGGGGTGCGGGCGCGGCCGTTGGCCTTGATCTGGTCGACGAGGGCGTTGCGGAGTTGCTCGGCGTCGGCCTCGGGGGTTGTGGTGGTGTCTGTGTTCACCGCGCTGACGCTATCGGCCGTGGCGTGTGTTCCGGCTGCTGACGTGTTGTCGTGCGATTCCATGACTACCTCTCGTGCGACGTGGGACAGGGCGTGCTGGTCCTCCGGTGAGAGACCGGCACGGTTGGCGTGGAAAAGGACGTGGTGGGCGAGCACGGCGCGCAGGCCGCGGGTGAGCCCGTCCTGTGTGGCGAGTCCGGCGAGACCTGTTCCGGTCCGTTCGAAGGCGGACACCCACTCGGCGTGTCCATCGAGCGGGCCGCCGGGCCGGGTCAGGTCGGCGGTGTTAGCGGTCATCAAGGTGCGCATCGCCGGGGCCAGGGCTGCGCGTTGCTCTGGGGCGATGGGCTCGGGAGCCCGGCGGAGGTCGGCGTACTTCGCCCAGACGTCGCCCTGCTCGTACCAGTCCAGGCCGGCGGCTCGCATCATGGCGCTGGCGAGAAGAACCGCAGTCTCCCGGCGGCCGAGATGGCCGGGGCCGGGGCGGTACGTAAGCAGGTGGCGGCTGTCCAGGTGGAACAGGCTGTGTGCCGCGTCTATGGCCCACTGGCCGCCCAGGGCGAACGTCTCGGGCTCGTAGATGCCGGACAGCCAGGAGCGCACTGTGCCGTCGGCGACGAGGTCGCTCAAGAGGCGCTGCACGGTGGGGGATGCCTCGGGCGCCCTGTAGCGCAGTGGCCAGGGCTGCTTGTTCATGAACCACCAGCCCGTGATCTCACCCGCCTCCTCCGCCGCGAGGAGCGCGGGCGCGATGCGTTCGGGGATGGCGCTCTGCGCGATCTCGCGGTTGGGAAACACGACGTTGTGCTGATGCCAGCGGTCCGGGGGCATGGACGTCCTTTCGATCGGTGGTTCAGGCGATGAGGAGGCAGGAGTCCCACGCGGTGTGGGGCGGGGTACCGGTGGCGGGGGCCAGCACTGCCAGCGCGATGCCTGCGGCGCCATCGAGGAACCCCGGCCCGGCCTCGTTCGCCACGGCAGCGTCGACGGGGTCGGTGTCGGGCGGACAGACGGTGCTCAAGAGCGCCGGGATGGCGTCCCGGAGCTGGGCGGCGGTGGAGGGGTGGGCGTCGTCGGCGGCGCGTGAGGCCACGTGGGCGAGTCCGGCGAAGCCGTGGCACAGGCCGTTGTCGGTCGTCGCTCGGAGCTGGGCGGGATCGGTGAGGGCCGCCACGAGGGCCGTCTCCGCCTCGACCTGACGAGGCGCCTCGTTCAAGGCGAGGGCGGCGAGTTGCTGAGCACGGGCAACGCCGGCAGTGCCGTAGCACCAGGACGGTCGTCGCGGCGCGGAGGGCGCGAGGCTGTCGGCGCGCAGCTCGGCCCGCGTGACCCAGTACGGCCAGGCTTGCCCGTGCCAGCGGCTCAGCCACGCCAGGATGGTGCGCATCGCGTCGTGCTGCCCGTCGACGACTGTGCCGTGCCGGGCGGCCAGGGCCAGCAGTGCGAGGACTCCCCCGACACCGTGCGACATGCCGTGGTTGGCGTGCCCCTCGGGGAATTGGTCGTCGAGTCGGCCCATGGGTGCAGTCGGGGCCCACCAGCCCGGAAGCCTCTCGCCGCGATCGGTGATGGGCCTGGTCAGACGGACGCAGTAATCCAGCACATCACGCAGGGCGCCGCCAGCGGGCTGGCGGCGCAGAAGGTAAGAGCCGTAGCCCGTCAGACCTCGGATCACGTCGAACTCCGCGAACTGCGGGAGCTGCCCCGCGTCGAGGCGGCGGTGCGCGGCCGAGAGACGCCGACGGAC
It contains:
- a CDS encoding 4-hydroxybenzoate 3-monooxygenase — encoded protein: MTQGSTGGPAAHVPEETTVGIIGGGPAGLLLSRLLHRSGISSVVLESRDRSYAEQRQRAGMLEQTTVDVLRDCGAGARMDREGLVHDGIELRFDGRSQHIDFPTLAGGRRVTIYAQTEIVKDLISLQLSELSNGAPLLFDAEVHSVSGLTQGGEQATQETGSDSERPVLHYTYEGRRRTLRCDFVVGCDGSHGISRSALPASVARTYEREYPYSWLGILAEAPPSCDELIYAHSPRGFALHSMRSPSVSRLYLQVPNGTDPGEWPDERIWDELDARFALSDDQEWRINRGPITSKAVLPMRSSVTEPMRHGRLFLAGDAAHIVPPTGAKGLNLAVADVAVLARALDRYCTSGDTAALDSYSDDRLRRVWRAEHFSYFMTTTLHTSPDQSPFDTRLQLSQLDRIASSRAAATELAENYAGLALVD
- a CDS encoding response regulator transcription factor, translating into MRTQPSAAARRVLVVDDDPTVTEVVAGYLDRSGFVVDRAADGLDALSRAQAAPPDLVVLDLMLPGLDGLQVCRQLRRQGPVPVVMLTARGDEEDRILGLEVGADDYVTKPFSPRELVLRVESVLRRAGSPPPEGPLLTGGGITLDPAARSVSDARGALSLTLREFDLLAHFLRHPGRAFSREQLMADVWGWDFGDLSTVTVHVRRLRHKVEADPAHPRLITTVWGVGYRFDDGGGGGPAAGDAGAGGVGAGGGRDA
- a CDS encoding sensor histidine kinase, coding for MRDLLLIALYAALGAAAVGLAGLVALRALRRRSVAVSLAVLTAVAVGSVLAGTLSVAWAMLLNKHDLGVVTTVCVMAGVTATATALWLGRWVIGGHRALERAARALGETGGSGAAAGNGGTAGGGGGEADRTALGAASPGGEDGGQSAAGGLLPSGADGAGQAVGGFVQPTTPMPAELTSLSRQLADTSARLALSRERERALEASRRELVAWISHDLRSPLAGLRAMAEALEDGIAEDPARYHRQIRGEVERLSGMVGDLFELSRIQAGSLALSRTRISAYDLVSDALAGADALASELGVRLAAAGVEQIPMEVDGKEMSRVLANLLVNAIRRTPADGTVAVSARQVEDSVVLSVVDGCGGIPAEDLPRVFDTGWRGTDARTPPGGAGLGLAIVRGIVEAHKGQAAVRNVPGGCRFDVMLPAAR
- a CDS encoding helix-turn-helix domain-containing protein, which encodes MSQEMLTARQTAEMLNVSLTWIYRDAPKLGLIGYKFGRGKSAKLRFRCADVLKWLEQQKM
- a CDS encoding glycosyltransferase family 2 protein, yielding MHWCPFGFHWHRPIQQCANSPMVCSGCCSVFRREVLVDFGGFPERTIVEDMDFTWSQQIAGRRARYVGDAVALAADPETLLYMRKQVWRWMAGFCQNVRLHTGQLLRRKPILAVWVLLAILEILTAPLWWSAPFVLTLGIGRPALPTVLWWLGAELAFTLPPLVYAARRRQLPLGRVLLNIPCVYPAKVVNLLYAWKAVVVELVLVPLRLSHGLIVYEKGRGSAVA
- a CDS encoding SRPBCC domain-containing protein, with product MGDWAGRTEEVQREVGTRHMGKEEARRVLLRRTYDAAVEDVWDACTDRERVSRWFVPVSGELKPGGHFRLEGHAHGEILRCEAPELLKLSWLFGDDPDFGEVELRLMAEGEERTVLELEHVAAVPEEVWDHFGPGAAGLVWDLTALGLHFHLLGGPVGDLAAWRESDEAREFMTRSSEAWGAAYEASGAPADVAAPAVTNTTAFYAPRREDGDR
- a CDS encoding NAD-dependent epimerase/dehydratase family protein — encoded protein: MRVLVTGGSGFIGSHIVTVLEAVGHEPVVFDRAATDGLRGDVRDADAVREALRGVDAVCHQSAMVGLGKGFADASAYVSSNDLGTAVLLEQMADAGVHRLALAGSMVVYGEGRYSCPVHGVVRPGPRSVPDLDSGRFEPPCPRCGAALAPELVDEDAPADPRNVYATTKLAQEHLSAAWARATGGRAVSLRYHNVYGDGMPRDTPYAGVASFFRSALERGEAPRVYEDGSQRRDFVHVDDVAAANVVALEALDELPVGGLRAYNTGSGQPHTVGEMADALAEAFGGPKPVVTGEYRLGDVRHITASSERFRRELGWSAHVPFAEGMARFAKDQLAAPARP
- a CDS encoding tyrosine-type recombinase/integrase, producing the protein MTFEEYSEEWRGRQREILEYSTGAGHKSHLRVHLYPELGSRKLETFDSMVLERFIATMERNGVKLGTQRNVYGTLHAILLDAFRKGGIPEDPTLGVQPPKYVPDRAVVPDQDYIRLAMRKADFQLAILVTMMYGCGLRNGEARAVNINNIVADDVYRVTEQIHHDTYTPAPLKHRKEGEFREVPLPWSVKLAIERFVDEYGMSDDGYLLRGPRGYFTFRMESNRAGMLFKQAPPPEGMTLYGFRHFFASNCLSRGIPITDVAEWMGHRNIQVTYRTYRHLMPGSISKAAKVLEQGLAA